The following proteins are encoded in a genomic region of Arachis stenosperma cultivar V10309 chromosome 4, arast.V10309.gnm1.PFL2, whole genome shotgun sequence:
- the LOC130975099 gene encoding uncharacterized protein LOC130975099, which translates to MGATPSYHSILEVRLSKYFDKPTDMRYDGTQDPQEHLMAFESRMNLEGVVDEVRCRAFPVTLAEPGIRWFNALPQGSVRTFADITRGFLVQFTTCIKKAKHRINLLGVTQRNGEPTIKYLDRFNDECLEIDGLTDSMASLCLTNGLLNEDFRKYLTTKTSVDNAGNPKCGERIHQRRRGQSSGGGQQAAARLSSYSSDRKRGKA; encoded by the coding sequence ATGGGAGCAACCCCTTCCTACCACTCCATTCTCGAGGTCCGACTGTCGAAATATTTTgacaagccaacggacatgaggtatgATGGAACCCAGGACCCCCAGGAACACCTAATGGCCTTTGAGTCCAGGATGAACCTGGAGGGTGTGGTGGATGAGGTGAGATGTCGCGCTTTTCCCGTGACCCTAGCAGAACCGGGAATACGATGGTTCAACGCGCTTCCCCAGGGGTCCGTGAGAACCTTCGCGGATATTACCCGAGGCTTTCTAGTGCAATTTACCACGTGTATTAAAAAGGCCAAGCACCGGATCAACCTTCTAGGCGTGACCCAAAGAAACGGTGAACCGACTATAAAGTACCTGGATaggttcaacgacgaatgcctAGAGATTGATGGCCTGACCGACTCGATGGCCAGCCTTTGCCTGACAAACGGGCTATTGAATGAAGACTTTAGGAAATACCTCACCACCAAAACGAGTGTGGACAATGCAGGAAATCCAAAATGTGGTGAGAGAATACATCAACGACGACGAGGTCAGTCAAGTGGTGGCGGCCAACAAGCGGCAGCCCGCCTATCATCCTACTCGTCGGACCGGAAGCGGGGAAAGGCCTAA